The genomic DNA AAGCCCTATGTAACCGTTGGTTTTTGACTGCCTGCCCTTTAGGGGGCAGGCAGTCAAAAACCAATATTATAAAGGCTTTGGCAATTTTTGGAGATGTCTAATGAATATATTCGCAATACCTATTTTAATAAAGCGGATCAGATAATTCGGGAATATAATCGTCAGCATAGCACAAGCTTGCGATTTTTTATTACCACAATTAAAGATCCGTCTCTGTTAGAACTTCCCTGGATTCATCTTGCTTCTTATCTTGCCCATAGCAAATATGATTCGCCAAACTCCTAAGTCAGCAGAAATTCGCATTTTAGGCCCCAGACAATCTGGGAAGACAACTTATTTGGCTACTTTGGCTTATTTTCCTCATCAGAAACAAGTGAAGCAATTATATGCAGGTATGGAAATAACGCCTGTGGGAGAGGATGCAGAGAGACTGGGGAGAATGGCGGAAGATATTATTATGCAAGGGAATAAACTGGCTGGTAATTTCAAAATAAATATAGATTATTTGCCGTTTTACTTCTTTAGAATTAAGATTCCCTCAATTAAGGGAATGCCCCCTATCGAAATCGAACTAAATACTAGAGATTATCCTGGGGAGATATTTCACGAAATTCCCCTACCCCATAAGCAAAGTGAAGTAGAACCATATATTGATGATTTGTTTACAGCAAATGCTTGGATGGTGATGCTAACTGATTGGGAACCTGGACGGGATAAGACACTTTATAAACCTGCTTTTAAAAAGTTGTGCGACGAGATATTTAAGAAAGAGAAGATTAATCCAGAAATAAAGAATTTGCGAATAGCTGTTGTGATGTCTAAATGCGAAAGGGGGGAATTATGGCCGTGTCGTCTTGACCCGGAAGAAGATTTATTTAAAGTGCGATTACCGGAAACTTATGATTTTCTGAAGACAAAACTTTCGCCGCAAAGATTAAAGTTTTTTGCTTGTTCGTCTTTTGGGGTATTGAGCGATCGCATTGACGATTTCGACCCCCGTCCCAATCGCTATATTCCCGATGATGGCAGTATATCTGAATATCATGCTTTTCTGCGAATGCCCGAACAATGGCAACCTTACGGTTTAATTGCACCGATTTATTGGTTAAGTACGGGGAGAATTTTACATGACCACCGTCTTTAGAAAAATCATTAAAACTATTAGCAAATTTTTCCGAAGCTTGGTCAATCTTTTTTCAAGAAGACCGCGATATTTATCCGGCAGTCCCGATATTAGAATTGTTGGCCATCGACGCGCTGGCAAGACAACTTTTATGGCAGCTTTAGCTAGGTGGCCTAATGCTAGACGCGATAGCCCCATTGAGTCAGTTAAACCTTTTGACGATCGAACAGACAAGCTGATCGACCAAGCGAAAGATATATTAGAAGGTGGTTTACCTTTGGCGGGAACTTTCTTTCCTGAAGATGCAAACGAACTGCCGCTTTATACCTTATTAATTGAAATGAAACCCGCCTATCGCATCGGCGGAAATATTAAATTTCAAGTATCTTGTCGCGACTATTCGGGTGAATTGATTGAAGAACTACGAAAAACCAATATAACTCCCAAACTAAGTAACTATTTAGATGATTGCGCTGATGCTACTGGTTTGTTATTATTGATAGACGGAACAGCGAGAGAAGATAAGTTATATTCTCAAGCTTTCGAGAGGTTAAAGGAAGAGTTAAATTTTCGGTTGACGGGACAAAATAAAAATCTAAACAGCTATCGCATTGCGGTTGTATTCTCGAAAGCCGAACAGGGTTCGGTTTGGATTCATCGCCACGATATGCAGAAGTTTATGAGGTTAAAATTTCTGCAAACGGAAACTACTTTACAAAAGTGGCAAAAGGAATGGGGTTGTCCGATCAACTACTTTCTTTGTTCCGCTTTTGGCATGATAGGAGAACCACCAACGCCGAATTTTAGAGAGGAAACAAGAGATAGCGAGGCTATTTGTGGAGTGATTAATTATCCGCAGTATTGGCGACCTTTTGGTTTGGTTGCACCTATTTATTGGCTGCATACAGGAAAAGATGATTGGCGTTTAAGAAAAATGGAGGATTTATAGGTTATGTCATCTATACAAATATATGAGTTTTCTAGAGAGTTCGACGAAACAGAGAAGGATGGGAAAACTGTATCTGGAGGGTATAAAAATGAAGTTGGGCCAGGTACTAGAGACGTTCCGCCAAAAATTAAAGAAGCTGTTAAGCGTGGTGATTTTCGGATTCTGGATAGTTATGAGCCTCAAAAAGGAGAATTCGCCCTAATTGGCAGAGAAATTAATGATAAATATTCTGTCTTGGCAGTTGCTACAAGTTTAACAGAAGACGGCTCTCGCCCAGGAGTATGTTACCGATATTTTTGGTTGGAAAAACGTCAAGATGAAGATATAGATGGAATTGGCACTTTATTAATTTGGTGGAAAAAAGTTGGCGAGCCGAAATTCGAGTTTAATTGGCATAAAAAAAACTTGGATTTTTATCGTGCAAATACCTATAGTCGGAATGATTTTTACCAAAAACAATCTCAATACCATTCCGAAGTTGAAAATACGATCGATCAAATTAATTATAGTTCGTATGAACTGAAAAATAATGGAAAAAAAATAAGCTACGAAGTATGGCATTGCGTGGCTTTATATTTTGATAAATCTTCTACTTTTTCTATTTCTTGGGCTTGGAATGTAAAAAAACTAGATAAAAATCAAATATTTACGATGATATATTATGCAGATTGTAAATTTGAGATAAACAAATTACAGCCAAGAAAGCCGAATCCAGACCCTGATCCTTTAGATCATATTAATTGGGAAACCCTAAAGAATTGCCTATCAGAGTTGGCTAAAAATGAAAGTAGTTTTAATCAAACAAATTTAAAAATTGTTATTGATTACCTGAAAAAGTATCCAATCCGTTCGTGGAATTGGAGTCAGATTAATGACCAAAAAATACTCCGCCAGACTACTACTCCATCGGGAGCTAGGTATAAGGCATTGCGGGCGATTTTGAGAGGCGAAATAATACAAGATTGGCTAGACTGGTTGCGTAAATCTAGTAACCAGACTTTTCAGGAAACCTCTTTAACTATTCAAGCAGCACTTCTAAGGGCTAGCTGCAATGAAAATATTGCTTACAATCAACTGCTATCCAATATGGATGAAGGGATGAGTCAAATGCTGCTGAAATGCACGTCAGAAAATACTCTTAATAGCCAATATGAAAATATTGAATGGTTACTGGTTAAATCAAATACTGTCTTAAGTTCTGATTTTGTAAATTACACATGGTCTTCCTATTTACAGAGATACGCCCGAAATCTCGTATCTTTGCTAATTGCTGAAGATATGCCAAGATCCGATAATTTTTATACAAAAATTCGAGAAACATTAAACCAGTGGGCAGTACAGGGTAAGGCAAGTGGAAAATATCCCTTATTCCCCGAATATAAAAAGCTAGCTCTGTTATTTGAAAAAATTCAAGATTTCAATTTGTCAGCACTTTTCTATCAACTCAGCGAGGGAGATGTTCCAGAGGATATATACGAAAATGTGAAAGTGAAAATTATTCGACTCAGGAAGAGGCGAAAAAATGTTGGCATACGTCTAATTTGGGCTGCTGTTATTGTTGCTATTGCTTTAGCAGGCGGCATTTCATTTGAAATTTTGTTTCCCAAAACCAATACTGTATCAGTAAAAAATAATTCCATCCTTGCAAGAAATTTTGAGCGTGACTTAGACTTGTGGGACAATACGGGTAACTCGGAAGCAAAGCAAAGATTAATTCAATTTCTGAAAGATGAATTACCTGATATTCTCAAAGATAAAAATAACCCTGAAAATGACGAGTCCAGAAAAAATGATTCTATCGCAAAAACAAATACATTCATTAAAAATGCCTTTACTCCTACAGTATCTTTGTCACAGGAACCAACAAAAAATAATCATATCAAGTCTGATAGTCCATCTGCTGATGACATAAAAATTATCCAGCAAATGCTGAAGTCCATAAAGTATACTTCTAATTCAGTCAAACTTCCATTTTACAGTGGGGACATCACCGGAGAATTCGATGAAAAAACTACAGAAGCAATTAATGATTTTCAGCGATTAAAGATGCAATTAAAGCCAAAAGACATTACTGGTACTGTTGGCCCAGGTACTTGGGAAAAGTTGCAAGATTTGTTTAGAGATGAGCAAGTAAAGCCAGTTAAAGAATTTATGATAAAAAGCTTTGAAGAAGGAAAAAATGATGATGAAATAAAAGTAAAAATTAACAAATTAAAATCTTGTAAACAAGATCCGAAAAAAGCTATAGACTTCATTTCCTGCTTGAACAGCGAGAATAAAACACCTAAAACAGAAAAATGAGATATTTCCTCTTCACTATATCCGGCATTTTCTCCGCCCTATTTGGTTGGGGAATCAGCCAATTTGTCCTCGATTTTTTGAGATCCCCCATCGATGAAACTCTCCCCATAAAAGCAGACTTTATCATCCTTCCTTTTGTCGCCGCTTCTCTCGCCGTCGCCATTGTGATTGCTGAAATCTTTTCCAGTAACCCCACTCGCCATAAAGCTAATTTCCGAGTATTACCACCTTATTTTTGGAGTGCGTTGCTGACGGGTGTGGGTGCGGGTTTAGCAGCTGCTATCTTTAATTTCATCCTCTACCAAACACCAGCACCAGATTGGATGGTTAGGGTTTTTGCTTGGAGTATTGTTGGTTTGTTTACTGGGGTGGGTGAGGGAGTTAGCTGGCGTTTTCGCAGTATTGAAGGCGGTACGGATAAGGCGAAAGAACGGATTAAAAAATCAACTTTGTTTGGTTTGGGTGCGGGTGTAGTGGCGGCGGTGATTGTGGAGTTGATTCGCAGTCAAATAGAATTAGGTGGATATGAAGATCCGGCGGGATTTTCTATTTTGGGATTTTCTCTCGGTTTGTTGTTGAGTTTTGCTACTTCTCCCAGTTATTTAGCTGCTTTGAGGGCGGGGGAGGGTTTTGAGGCGATCGATCCTAAGTATGGTGGAAATAGGGAAAAGCCTCTGTTGAAAAATATTCAACTTAGATTTGTGACGGGAGAATATAAATATATCCAAGAGGGTTTATCAATTCAATTACCTTCTAAAACCCAAAAGCGGATTATTATCGGTTCTAATGATGATGCAGATATTTATATTCCTAATATACCATTAGAAGCAGCTTCTTTGGAAGTTCGCAATGGTAATGTAATGCTGCGTTGTCTTGCTGATGAGGCGGTTCAAATTCAGCGTCGGCTTTTAATTGAAGGGGGTAAGGAAATACCTTTAAGACACAATCAGATATTGACATTTTACTATGAAAAGGATAGTGATAAATATTATCGATTTGTGTTTTATAACAAGTTTCTCGATCCGCAGGCTTAGGGGTGGGTGATGAGGATTTTTTTTACCGCAGATGAAGACAGATGAACGCTGATGAACGCTGATATAATGGAGAAATATTTGAAATGGCTTTGGCGAATGACCCGCCAGGAGTTAAAACCCCTGCGTCATAGCGAAAGTCCGTTAAAACGTAGATATAGATCCCCGACTTCTTGAAGAAGTCGGGGATCTGAGGTACATATAGATCCCCGACTTCTTCAAGAAGTCGGGGATCTGAGAATTTAACGATGAATAATGAACCATGAACAAATTGAAAATAATTGCCCTTTCGACTTTGTTGGGAATAATACCGCTGGGATGTTCTAAAATTGAATTAGATAATAATCGCTGTGAAAATACATCAGATAATCAGATCTGTATATATCGCGTTACAACCAAAGCAGATACGGTTACTTTAAGGGTGAAGGTTTTGGATAATGAAAGAGTTCCGATCGAAGGTTTGAATAAAAATAATTTTATAATTGATACTACTAACGGAAAAGGAGAACCTGTCAGATTAAATCCATCAGAAATAAATTTACTTTCTTCCGAACAATCTAAACCTGACCCCGCTAAGTTGGTGATGCTGTTGGATATGAGTGGGAGTATGAAAAATCAAGATTCGGCGGGAATTAAAAAGTTGGATGGTGCGGTTAGTGGGGTGCGAGAATTTATTAATGAAGTTAGCGGAGATAAGTGGGATGTGCAGATATCTCTAGTTCCTTTTGGGGAGGGATGTACGAACAGTTTTCCAGTTAATGCAAGTGTTATAGATGAAAATTTCCATCAGTCTGGGAGTCCCGATTTAATCCAAAAATTAGATAAATTAGCTAAAGTTGATGTTTGCGCTTGGACTAATATATACGATCCTTTGGGAGAAGCTGTCAAGTATTTGGGAAATCTACAACAAGCTAAAAATGATAAGTCACCGCCACCGAGATTAGCTGTTATTTTACTTTCAGATGGGTATGATGTGACGAATGATCGCCGCGATGAGTCAGAAAGATTCGATCGCCTACGTGAGGTTTTTCGACAATACCCAAAAGTGATAGTTCACACGATGGGATATGGGGAGAAGATGAAGGAATTACGCGATCGCATTCGATGTCGTCTCAGCGATAATGAACTTAGTATCGATAATTTGAAAAAATGTCGTAGTAATATCGATAGTTATATTGTAGATGAACCTCGCTTAAAAGAAATTGCGGATGCGACTCGCGGAATAAACGCTTTTCCCGCTGATGCTAAGGCGGTAGTAGATACTTTGCGAAAATTTTTAAGCACTTTGCGCGAATATGAAATCGAATATAAACAACCTGGTGCGCGTCGCAGCGGTAATTATCAAGTTACCGTATCAGTAAACTCACCTTATCGCGGTTTAAGAAATGTTAAATCCGATCCAAAACCTTACCGCTTAGATACTTTTGATTATATCGCTCTCCCTTTACCAGAACGCTTACCCATTCTGGGAAGTATTCTGATATTAGGGTTAGGAACCATGATACCATTTATATGGTGGAGCAAGCAATTGAAAGATTCTTCTTTTCGCAACTTAAACTCCTAAAAAATGCCAGAATACGTCGCCGTTATCAAAATTACCCATCAAGAAATCCGATTACCTGTTACACTGACGGGTACTCACGAAGACTATCCCGAAGACTATTTTCGCTTAGAAAAACACCAATCTCTTTTGCGCCAATGTCTCCAAGAACAAGGTATCTATCAAATTGAAGACGCGCAGTTTAAAAAATTGATCGATGAATGGATTGGCGATATCAAAGAAGGAAGGAAATATAGCGCGATCGCACTCGATTTACCCCCAGATGCGATGACCCCTCCCCCAACTCCCATTCCCCCCAATTCTAAACCTAGCGACATCTTTAATTATACACCTAAATCATCTCCCAGCATATCTTATGAAAGTGATACCAATCAAGCCGAATTTTAACCCAATTTGTATTATTCTAGGTACGTAGTTGCGCTTTAGTGCTAAAGCGCAACTACGTACCTAAGAAATCTTAATTACATCTGCGTTCATCTGTCTTCATCTGCGGTAAAAAAAATCCTATTACTCATAATGCAACCCCCACTTCCCTACCAAAAATGCCAACAAGAATTAGAAGATTTACTCCGTTCCCAATATCCTCTAATTTTCCTCCGTTCCGCTGAAGAAACGAGAGCAGTAAATTGCGCGATCGCATCTCATCAATCCCTTACCTATTCCGCCGATATACCCGATGGCGAATTAGCCAGATGGAGCAGCAATAATGGTTTCCAAAAACGTACCGGAGAACCGGGAAAAGCTGTTTGGGAAATCATCTCTTCTCCCCTCCCAACTAAAACCGATCCCATCCAGCACGCTCTCAATTTCTTAGCAGAAATATTAGAAAAACAAGCGATCGAAAATTTTCCCAACCAACATACTTATATCTTACCAGATTGGTCAATCTTTGTCCAGCCCAATTCTCATCTTTTAGCGCGACAATTAAAAGAATTAATCATCGCGATCGACCAAAAAAGACCCCGCCCTAGAATGAGTTTAATTGTCATCGGTTCCGATTGGCAAATCCCCCCTATTCTTCGCAACAGCATTCACATTTTAGACTTACCCCTCCCCAGCGGTGAAGAATTATATCAAAATGTATTTAGAGTCGCCGTTTCCAAATATAATCTCCCCGATGAAGAAGCCAGACGCCTCGCAGAACAAGCGCAAGGAATGCCATTGCAAGCTGCTAGCCAAACTGCTAAATTAATTACTACCAGAAATCTTTGGGAATATCCCAGTCAAGCAGGAGAATTAATCTTAGAAGTGAAGAAACAAGAAATCAGCAAAACAGGAGTTTTGGAATATTTCGACCCGCAAGGACAGGGATTAAATGAAGTAGGTGGATTGCAAAAAATTAAAGATTGGATCGTAACTCGCCAACAATGGTTCGAGCAAGATGTTCACCCACAAATGCGACCGCGTGCTATACTATTAGAAGGATATCCCGGCTGTGGAAAAACTTTCATTGCTAGAGCGATCGCACAACAGTGGCGCGTTCCCCAAATCAACTTTGAAATATCTCGATTGCAGTCAAAATGGGTAGGCGAATCAGAAAGTAATACCTTCCAAGCATTAAGAGCGATCGAAGCTTCTGCACCCAATATCCTATTTATGGATGAAATCGAAAAAGCCTTCGCTGGAATAGGTGGCGATACCAGACAATTCGGCACTTTTCTATCTTGGCTCAACGAACATCAATACCCTATCTTTTTTATCGCTACTTCTAATAATAGAAAAGAACTACCAGCCGAACTATTTCGCGCTGGCAGATTTGACGAAATTTTTATTATTATGCCACCCAATACAGAAGAACGTCGCGAAATTATTGTCAAACGCGCTGCTGCCTACAAACTGCCACCTATACCTGCAAATACACTAACATTTTTAGTAGAAAATAGCAAGGGATTTTCCGGTGCAGAATTGGATAAACTGGTAAAAGAAGCCAAATATTTAGCTGGTTTTGGCAAGCCACCCACAGATAGTCACTGGCGACAAGCTTTAAGAGAAATATCTCCTCAGTATCGCACTCAGAAAATGCAGGAATTATTGCAAAATTATCGCCAACATTTAGAAGAAGGAGGAGGAAAAGCTGCTTCGGTAATAGAAGTAGGTTTCTGGGAAAGTTTGAAGGTTAATAATTGATTGTCCAGCGTTCGTGGGTTAAACCGAGCGCAGCAAGTACCAATGCGGTGTCGAACGCTTGGGTATAATTATAGAATACTTCATTTTTTTCTAGCCGTTATAATCGTGACGGGATTTAAAGGGGCAAACCGAGTCAAAGATCCTACAGACACCGATCGCGATAGCTGCACTTGCAACAACTGGTAATTCCAACCAGTATCGCTCAGCCATTTGAGAGCTATATTCAAATGTTCTATAGTAGCTAAAGCCAACACCAATACGCCATCAGAAATTAGGTGACCCCCGCAGATACCCAAAATCTCAATTAAATTACCGCCGCTACCACCGATAAAAATGCGATCGGGCTGCGCTAAACGATACAAAATATCAGGTGCTTTGCCGTGAATGGAAATGACATTGCTGACCTGAAATCGTCGGCAATTTTCCTCAATCAGTGCTGTGCCAGCAGATGTTTTTTCAACAGCATACACTGAAGAAGTAGGAAATAAGCGAGCAATCTCGATCGATACAGAGCCTGTCCCCGCTCCGACATCCCAAATTGTTTGCCCCGGTTGTAAAGCTAGTTCTGCTAAAATGAGGGTACGAATTTCTCGCTTGGTCATCAAGCCCGGACGATCGCTAAAACTGGCAAAACTAGAATCCGGCAATCCCAGCATCGGTAAGCTTTGTAAATTCAACTCTCCGGCAGTTAATTCCTTTTGACGATGTAAAACCACCACATTCAGCGGTGCAAATGTTTCCTCTAACACATCTGCGATCGGCAAACACCGCACTCGTTCATCCACACCGCCCAAATTTTCGCAGATCCAGAATTGGTATTGGCTGGGTAAATCTAAAGATAGCAAAAGACGAGCGATCGCACTAGGACTGTGAGAATCATCCGTCAGCACCGCTACTTTCTCCACACCTTGCTGCAAAGCTAGGATAAGCTCGTCAAAAGCGCGTCCGTGAACGCTAATGGCGCAAGCATCTTGCCAGGGAACTTTAATGCGGTTGAAAGCTAATTGAATAGAACTGAGATGAGGATGAAAACTGAGCAGTTCTGTCGGCAGTTCCATCAACAGCAGACGCCCCAAACCAAAAAATAACGGGTCTCCTGTAACCAAAACTACAATAACTTCGCCAGTAGAGAGGCGCTGGCGAATTTGACGAATTGTGACCGTGAAATCGCCCAGTAGAATGCGATCGGCGGCATGATGGGAAAAATAACTGAGGTGGCGATCGCTTCCCACCAGCACCGTCGCCCGATCTACAATTTGTCGTACTGTTTCTGTCAGTCCAGCTGCGCCATCTAAGCCAATGCCAACAATATGCACCGTCATTTCAATTTGGAATTTTGGATTTTAGATTTTGGATTTTTTTTGCATTTGATATTTTGTCCGGTATTATCGTTAGTTTGAATTTAACCACAGATGAACACAGATGAACACAGATGAGATCGCTCTCTTTCAATCGGAAATTGAAAATTGAAAATTTTCTATTCCGCTGCTCTCTTGCTCCCAAGCTAGTACGATTAAAGCATTCACGATCGCGGCAGTAACGGTCGAGCCACCCTTACGACCCTCGATCCGAATCTGAGGTACTGGCGTTTGTGCAAGTACCGCTTTTGACTCTACCACAGAGATGAAGCCGACAGGGGCTCCTATGACCAAAGCTGGTTGTATCGATGTCGATCGCAACTCAGTACAAAGAGCCAATAAAGCAGTCGGGGCATTGCCGATCGCAAAAATCGCTGCTGGAAATTCCTGCCAGCATTGCAATAAGCCCGTTTCCGTGCGCGTTTTTCCCGGCAGAGCTTCCTTTGCCTTTTCCACCGCACTAATGAGGGGATTGCCAAAAGTTTGGCCTACCAACCCGGCAACCCCTTGTTTGACCATCCCCACATCTGTAACGATCGGCACGCGACTGCGGATAGCGGCAATTCCCGCTGCAATTGCTTCCGGACTGAAGCGGATCAGATGTTTGAACTCAAAGTCAGCCGAGCTGTGGATTACCCGCCGCACGATCGCATATTCGGCTGGATTAAAGTTATGGGAGCCGATTTCGCGGTCAATTACCGCAAAACTTTGCTCCATAATGGGATGGATCGGCAAACTCATAGGAATTTTAGATTTTGGATTTTAGATTTTGGATTGTAAACTAAAATCTCAAATTTAAAATCTAAAATTCGAGTACTGGCCAGTCAGCTTCGCGGTAGTAGCGCGTCATATCATCGAACTTCCGCAGTTCAGCTCTTTTGACGACAAGTTCTGGGGGATTTTCCAGCCATCGCCGATTGAATTGAGAAAGAGTAGTGCTGAGACGATCGCGGTCTAGATCGGGGGATACCTCGCCAAAATAGGCCAGAGTGACATGGGCTGTAAAATGGTACTGCTGTTCGATTCCCAAAGCGATCAAATCGCGATTTTGATACATCGCTTGGCGGAGTTTGACAATGCGATCGTAAGATGACTCATCTGCCGGCAACAAATAAACTGCCAGCGCTCTGGGCATCAACATCAACCCCAGCAACTGCCATCGAATCGGAATTCCTCCACCCACTACGGGTTGGGAGTGCTGAAAGATTTGTCCGATCGTATGCCGCAACTGCACCTGAAAGTCAGGATTTTCGTTCGCGTCCCGGTAAGCACCGTCCCATATTAAGTCTGCTAAAGTTAAATGAAAGCTTGCGGGCGGCACTGCGACCAACAGACCTGGGTCTAATTCCTGCAAAAGTTGCTCTTGGCAATCCTTTAAGTGTGTATAAAAAGCAATATTTTCCGAATCTTCCTCTGAAGGCGGGGTGATCGTCGTATAACCGGGAAACGAAACAGCCTGGAATCCACCCTCTGGAAGCGGCTTAAACTTTGGCGATTCCTGAATGTATTGTACTTGGGTTCTGTAAGTTTCCGGTAGCATCATCCGTGCCACCCGATTTAAGTAAGTTTGATAATTCTCGTCCAACCTTGATAGCCTCGCGTATTAACTGGGATAGATTTTAGGTAGCTGTCAGAGTTATTGTCAGTTGTCAGTTATCAGTTGTCAGTTGTCAGTTGTTAGTTGTTTTTTTACGACCGCTGACTGATGACAAGACCGATGACCGATGACCGATGACCGATGACCAAGGATCAACGTACTCTTTATGCCAATTTACCTCTACTGGGGTGAGGATGATTTCGCGCTCGAACAAGCTGTTACCAAGTTACGGAAATCTGTACTCGATCCCCAATGGGCTAGTTTTAACTATGACAAAATATCTCCCGAACAACCAGATGCAGCGATCCAGGCTTTAAATCTAGCCATGACGCCGACTTTTGGGGCGGGTCGGCGTTTGGTCTGGTTGGTAGATCCGACTCTGTTCCAGCACTGTTCGGAAGACTTGTTGGCGGAACTGGAGCGCACTTTGCCCGTGATACCGGAATCTTCCGTTCTCTTGATCACAAGCCGCAACAAACCGGATGGCAGACTTAAGTCTACCAAGCTAGTCCAAAAATACGCTGATAGCCGCGAGTTTTCGCCGATTCCGCCTTGGAAGACAGACCAAATCGGACAGCAAGTCAGAGAAGCTGCACAAGAGGTTGGGGTGAAGCTAACCGAAGATGCGATCGAATTGTTGGCGGAGTCTGTTGGTAACGATACGCGGCTACTATTTGGCGAATTGAAAAAATTGCAGATGTTCGGAGCGGGTGTCGAACAACCGCTCAATGCCGATACTATAGCTGGACTGGTGACCGCTAACACCCAAAATAGCTTGAAATTAGTCGCTGCTATTCGTAGTGGCGATGCAGCCAAAGCGTTGGGGTTAGTCGCCGATTTGATTAATCGCAACGAGCCAGCTTTAAGAATTGTGGCGACTGCGATCGGACTATTTCGCACTTGGTTATGGGTGAGACTGATGATGGATGCAGGGGTGCGCGATGAAAAAGCGATCGCCGCCGCCGCAGAAGTCAGCAACCCCAAACGCATTCACTTTCTGCAACAAGAGGTCAGATCTGTTAGCTTGCAAAAACTTTCTGAGACTTTACCCGTACTGTTAGATTTGGAAGTTAGCCTCAAGCAAGGGGCAGAGCCAACGGCGGCCCTGCAAACTGCAGTGGTACAACTCTGTCACATCTGTAAGTAGTCGGTCATCACCCGAATGGTGGAACTTCACAGCCCGAAAATAGTTCAAAACAATTGAAACCATCAGTGCGCTAGTTGTCGAACTCATCCAACCATGACGAACTCCTCTGTTGAAATTTCTCGACTTTACCCGAACCGGATGCTATCCAAATCGATCGTTGTGGCTTTGCTCTCGACGCTGGGTTTGCTCTGCTCAGTAACTCCCGATCTGTCTGCCAGTACCCCGACTCTGATGTTCAGTTCTGCGGCTACAGCGCAAGCGGTAAGCGATGATGAAGTGAGCAGGTTTGCTCGTGCTGGCTTTGCAATTGAAAAAAGGCGTCAAGCTGTCGTTGAAGAAATTAAAGCTAG from Aerosakkonema funiforme FACHB-1375 includes the following:
- a CDS encoding peptidoglycan-binding domain-containing protein codes for the protein MSSIQIYEFSREFDETEKDGKTVSGGYKNEVGPGTRDVPPKIKEAVKRGDFRILDSYEPQKGEFALIGREINDKYSVLAVATSLTEDGSRPGVCYRYFWLEKRQDEDIDGIGTLLIWWKKVGEPKFEFNWHKKNLDFYRANTYSRNDFYQKQSQYHSEVENTIDQINYSSYELKNNGKKISYEVWHCVALYFDKSSTFSISWAWNVKKLDKNQIFTMIYYADCKFEINKLQPRKPNPDPDPLDHINWETLKNCLSELAKNESSFNQTNLKIVIDYLKKYPIRSWNWSQINDQKILRQTTTPSGARYKALRAILRGEIIQDWLDWLRKSSNQTFQETSLTIQAALLRASCNENIAYNQLLSNMDEGMSQMLLKCTSENTLNSQYENIEWLLVKSNTVLSSDFVNYTWSSYLQRYARNLVSLLIAEDMPRSDNFYTKIRETLNQWAVQGKASGKYPLFPEYKKLALLFEKIQDFNLSALFYQLSEGDVPEDIYENVKVKIIRLRKRRKNVGIRLIWAAVIVAIALAGGISFEILFPKTNTVSVKNNSILARNFERDLDLWDNTGNSEAKQRLIQFLKDELPDILKDKNNPENDESRKNDSIAKTNTFIKNAFTPTVSLSQEPTKNNHIKSDSPSADDIKIIQQMLKSIKYTSNSVKLPFYSGDITGEFDEKTTEAINDFQRLKMQLKPKDITGTVGPGTWEKLQDLFRDEQVKPVKEFMIKSFEEGKNDDEIKVKINKLKSCKQDPKKAIDFISCLNSENKTPKTEK
- the cbiE gene encoding precorrin-6y C5,15-methyltransferase (decarboxylating) subunit CbiE, whose amino-acid sequence is MTVHIVGIGLDGAAGLTETVRQIVDRATVLVGSDRHLSYFSHHAADRILLGDFTVTIRQIRQRLSTGEVIVVLVTGDPLFFGLGRLLLMELPTELLSFHPHLSSIQLAFNRIKVPWQDACAISVHGRAFDELILALQQGVEKVAVLTDDSHSPSAIARLLLSLDLPSQYQFWICENLGGVDERVRCLPIADVLEETFAPLNVVVLHRQKELTAGELNLQSLPMLGLPDSSFASFSDRPGLMTKREIRTLILAELALQPGQTIWDVGAGTGSVSIEIARLFPTSSVYAVEKTSAGTALIEENCRRFQVSNVISIHGKAPDILYRLAQPDRIFIGGSGGNLIEILGICGGHLISDGVLVLALATIEHLNIALKWLSDTGWNYQLLQVQLSRSVSVGSLTRFAPLNPVTIITARKK
- a CDS encoding VWA domain-containing protein; this encodes MNKLKIIALSTLLGIIPLGCSKIELDNNRCENTSDNQICIYRVTTKADTVTLRVKVLDNERVPIEGLNKNNFIIDTTNGKGEPVRLNPSEINLLSSEQSKPDPAKLVMLLDMSGSMKNQDSAGIKKLDGAVSGVREFINEVSGDKWDVQISLVPFGEGCTNSFPVNASVIDENFHQSGSPDLIQKLDKLAKVDVCAWTNIYDPLGEAVKYLGNLQQAKNDKSPPPRLAVILLSDGYDVTNDRRDESERFDRLREVFRQYPKVIVHTMGYGEKMKELRDRIRCRLSDNELSIDNLKKCRSNIDSYIVDEPRLKEIADATRGINAFPADAKAVVDTLRKFLSTLREYEIEYKQPGARRSGNYQVTVSVNSPYRGLRNVKSDPKPYRLDTFDYIALPLPERLPILGSILILGLGTMIPFIWWSKQLKDSSFRNLNS
- a CDS encoding AAA family ATPase; this encodes MQPPLPYQKCQQELEDLLRSQYPLIFLRSAEETRAVNCAIASHQSLTYSADIPDGELARWSSNNGFQKRTGEPGKAVWEIISSPLPTKTDPIQHALNFLAEILEKQAIENFPNQHTYILPDWSIFVQPNSHLLARQLKELIIAIDQKRPRPRMSLIVIGSDWQIPPILRNSIHILDLPLPSGEELYQNVFRVAVSKYNLPDEEARRLAEQAQGMPLQAASQTAKLITTRNLWEYPSQAGELILEVKKQEISKTGVLEYFDPQGQGLNEVGGLQKIKDWIVTRQQWFEQDVHPQMRPRAILLEGYPGCGKTFIARAIAQQWRVPQINFEISRLQSKWVGESESNTFQALRAIEASAPNILFMDEIEKAFAGIGGDTRQFGTFLSWLNEHQYPIFFIATSNNRKELPAELFRAGRFDEIFIIMPPNTEERREIIVKRAAAYKLPPIPANTLTFLVENSKGFSGAELDKLVKEAKYLAGFGKPPTDSHWRQALREISPQYRTQKMQELLQNYRQHLEEGGGKAASVIEVGFWESLKVNN